The following coding sequences lie in one Rutidosis leptorrhynchoides isolate AG116_Rl617_1_P2 chromosome 6, CSIRO_AGI_Rlap_v1, whole genome shotgun sequence genomic window:
- the LOC139855222 gene encoding probable serine/threonine-protein kinase PBL21, producing MADIKNNKEFNDASESCDFSQSYNSYDDICRDCSRAVLKARDSLVKGLDVKGNETESEICGVAVVTAIASEKWNESSFDAVDDFYGCLHILDEHDPGSVFQTLLGVILASVAFMLVIMLVKYVTRKNMQENKSGQFHTKEIPTAWSGLYTFSKAEIEHAMNFSDEKKFLGRGSAGEVYKGILPSGQAVAIKQISNKNNTDSFTREVEGLSRIRHPNLVCLFGCCIEDGEHYLVYEYCPAGNLAHHLLRSNSVLTWERRVKILRDCALAIRFLHHYIDGCIVHRDIKLTNILLTENLDPKLSDFGLAKVLGMEESKVFTDVRGTIGYMDPEYMSNAKLTCASDIYSFGIVALQLLSGQKVIELDLEARDQLTRKAKDVNMGRRPLTDFEDPRLNGNLNTQDFESILQVAVLCVAKSSKGRPTIDVVFSEMDKAWQNTAADMRAKREMKSFTATQQAKSLSSNEMNHPISTSFQGILLGLAGWTYNCE from the exons ATGGCTGATATCAAGAATAATAAGGAATTTAACGACGCGAGTGAGTCATGTGATTTTTCACAATCATACAATTCTTATGATGATATATGTAGGGATTGTAGTCGTGCGGTCTTGAAGGCTCGAGACTCGTTGGTTAAGGGATTGGATGTGAAAGGAAACGAAACCGAGAGCGAGATTTGTGGAGTTGCTGTCGTGACTGCAATTGCTTCCGAAAAATGGAACGAGAGCTCGTTCGATGCTGTTGATGATTTTTACGGATGCTTGCACATATTAGATGAGCATG ATCCAG GTTCCGTTTTCCAGACACTATtaggggtcattttggctagtgtgGCGTTTATGCTCGTCATTATGCTAGTAAAGTACGTAACACGAAAGAATATGCAAGAAAACAAATCGGGTCAATTTCACACAAAAGAGATACCTACAGCATGGTCTGGTCTTTATACTTTTTCTAAGGCTGAAATAGAGCACGCGATGAATTTTTCGGATGAAAAAAAGTTTTTGGGTCGTGGTAGCGCAGGTGAGGTTTATAAAGGGATTTTGCCAAGTGGACAAGCCGTTGCGATTAAGCAAATAAGTAATAAAAATAACACCGATTCTTTCACACGAGAAGTTGAAGGTTTATCGAGGATACGACATCCGAATCTTGTTTGTCTATTTGGTTGTTGCATTGAAGACGGCGAACACTATTTGGTTTACGAGTATTGTCCTGCTGGAAATCTTGCTCACCATCTCTTGA GATCAAACAG TGTTCTAACTTGGGAAAGAAGAGTCAAAATTTTGAGAGATTGTGCACTTGCGATTCGATTTCTTCACCATTATATAGATGGATGCATTGTTCATAGAGATATTAAG CTTACAAACATTCTTCTTACGGAGAACTTAGATCCAAAGCTGTCAGATTTTGGATTGGCGAAAGTTCTTGGTATGGAAGAAAGCAAAGTTTTCACAGATGTTCGAGGAACTATAGGTTATATGGACCCCGAATACATGAGCAACGCTAAGTTAACATGTGCTAGTGACATTTACAGTTTTGGTATTGTTGCCCTTCAACTTCTTTCGGGTCAAAAAGTCATTGAGCTTGATCTTGAAGCCAGAGATCAACTCACAAGAAAG GCGAAGGATGTGAACATGGGTAGACGTCCATTGACAGATTTCGAAGACCCAAGACTGAATGGGAATCTAAACACTCAAGATTTTGAATCGATACTACAAGTTGCAGTGTTATGTGTTGCCAAATCGAGCAAAGGCCGGCCAACAATAGATGTTGTGTTTAGTGAGATGGATAAAGCATGGCAAAACACAGCAGCAGATATG CGAGCAAAAAGAGAGATGAAGTCATTCACAGCAACACAACAGGCAAAATCGCTG AGCTCAAACGAAATGAACCACCCTATTTCAACTTCTTTTCAAGGGATTTTACTAGGTTTGGCTGGTTGGACGTACAACTGTGAGTAG
- the LOC139853169 gene encoding uncharacterized protein has translation MGIDTFFAIRQDYGIEKLMELYADCPSKFTVKLHYGGLFTKPPNIEYLNGKVCLFDGVDSVDFGVESLVEELEWLGYHRSSRYKFHFQLPESDMDNGLHSFANDDDVKLLTSYVGTHKEISMFVEYEDVVDDSSQVSCLDQFYSQFPSVIHDSKSLLKNTHDKVVCDIEVSSDDEVYIVDEDNKFEDEDEDMSDFNFSIDKDVDFMGNASQAVTEYEPPNNSLTIVEDLDNDDFDSDYEGVDADKKIRKKKINEAKMVLKDNEEVGNTYFYVGQEFGSREEVKELVRMHAVETRRQLVFIKNEKLRLQVGCQGECDEEKVLEKAKRVVEKGKKVKDKGKKPVHGEAKKKTWRKVNVVCDWNLYVSKTPNMETWIVKTFKPIHVCHQSRNIKHCTYEFLASKLVNQIPTNPKIPTAAIKSQYEQEFHMDISKYKAYRALQAAKKVVEGDYAKQYDYLRDYLEELSRSNPGTTVRLLTEPCDDDVEKRRFFRCYVCLGPLKEGFRTLSRDLLGLDGAFMKEPATGQILFY, from the exons ATGGGTATTGATACCTTTTTTGCTATCAGACAGGATTATGGGATTGAAAAACTAATGGAATTATATG CTGATTGTCCATCAAAATTTACTGTGAAGCTGCATTATGGTGGTTTATTTACTAAACCACCAAACATTGAGTATTTGAATGGTAAGGTTTGTTTATTCGATGGTGTTGATAGTGTTGATTTTGGTGTGGAAAGTCTTGTTGAAGAGTTAGAGTGGTTAGGATATCACAGGTCTAGTAGGTATAAATTTCACTTTCAATTGCCTGAATCTGATATGGATAATGGTTTACATAGTTTTGCCAATGATGATGATGTAAAACTATTAACTAGTTATGTTGGTACTCATAAGGAGATTAGCATGTTTGTTGAATATGAAGATGTTGTTGATGACTCAAGTCAGGTCAGTTGTTTGGACCAATTTTATTCACAGTTTCCTAGTGTTATACATGATTCTAAAAGCCTGCTAAAAAACACCCATGATAAAGTTGTCTGTGATATAGAAGTTAGCAGTGATGATGAGGTGTACATAGTTGATGAAGATAATAAGTTTGAAGATGAGGATGAAGATATGAGTGACTTTAACTTCTCTATAGATAAGGATGTTGATTTCATGGGTAATGCTAGTCAAGCTGTTACTGAATATGAGCCACCAAACAATTCCCTTACTATTGTAGAAGATTTGGATAATGATGATTTTGATAGTGATTATGAGGGTGTAGATGCTGATAAAAAAATTAGGAAGAAAAAGATCAATGAAGCAAAAATGGTTTTGAAAGATAATGAAGAAGTTGGTAACACTTATTTTTATGTTGGACAAGAGTTTGGTTCTAGAGAGGAAGTCAAAGAATTAGTGAGAATGCATGCAGTTGAAACTAGAAGGCAActtgtttttattaaaaatgagAAACTAAGATTACAGGTTGGATGTCAAGGTGAATGTGATGAAGAAAAGGTACTTGAGAAGGCTAAACGGGTTGTTGAAAAGGGCAAGAAGGTGAAAGATAAGGGTAAGAAACCAGTACATGGTGAAGCTAAAAAGAAGACATGGAGGAAAGTAAATGTTGTGTGTGATTGGAATCTGTATGTTTCTAAAACTCCCAATATGGAGACATGGATAGTTAAAACATTTAAACCAATTCATGTGTGCCATCAGTCTAGGAACATTAAACATTGTACTTATGAATTTCTTGCATCTAAATTGGTTAACCAGATTCCAACAAATCCTAAAATCCCAACTGCTGCAATCAAATCACAGTATGAGCAAGAGTTTCATATGGATATTTCAAAATATAAGGCTTATAGGGCTCTACAAGCTGCTAAAAAGGTTGTGGAGGGTGATTATGCAAAACAGTATGATTATTTAAGAGATTATTTGGAAGAACTTAGTAGAAGTAATCCTGGTACTACTGTGAGATTGTTAACTGAGCCATGTGATGATGATGTTGAGAAGAGGAGATTTTTCAGATGTTATGTGTGCCTGGGACCATTGAAAGAAGGCTTTAGAACTTTATCCAGAGATTTGCTAGGGTTAGATGGGGCATTCATGAAAGAACCAGCAACTGGACAAATTTTATTTTATTGA
- the LOC139855221 gene encoding uncharacterized protein, whose product MKTRNFRGLAYKQHLWKCATATTVAHFEKFMADLKAFDAKAHKYLSDIPPRQWSRSHFSGRAVSDVLLSNMCEVFNRWIVDGRDKPIITCLEFIRTYLMKRIDSTQKNIMKSDGVLTPKATKVFELIKKEASKYSVIYNGSRMFQVTGPNNEQLVVDMGQESCACRKWEVTGMPCKHFIACIWNMRANDPKVPRPELWVNQVHHRKRWFDTYQHAIIPLNGRDMWPKSNVTIPILPPKKIATAGRPKKSRRKGLLENDNIVEGGKLSKKGQVIKCGICKGAGHNRRGCPTRGGAEAGQSSGTKRKSMEI is encoded by the coding sequence ATGAAAACCAGGAATTTTAGGGGATTAGCTTACAAGCAACATCTTTGGAAGTGTGCTACTGCTACTACAGTAGCACACTTTGAAAAATTTATGGCTGATCTGAAAGCATTTGATGCTAAGGCTCACAAGTATTTGTCTGATATTCCTCCAAGACAATGGTCCAGAAGTCATTTTTCAGGTAGGGCAGTTTCTGATGTGTTATTGAGCAACATGTGTGAAGTTTTTAACAGGTGGATAGTAGATGGGAGGGACAAGCCTATTATAACTTGTTTGGAGTTCATCAGGACTTACTTAATGAAGAGAATTGACAGTACTCAAAAAAACATTATGAAGTCAGATGGTGTGTTAACTCCAAAAGCAACCAAGGTGTTTGAGCTGATTAAAAAAGAAGCCAGCAAGTATAGTGTAATCTATAATGGTAGTAGGATGTTTCAAGTGACTGGACCAAACAATGAGCAATTGGTTGTTGACATGGGTCAGGAGTCATGTGCTTGTAGAAAATGGGAAGTAACAGGTATGCCATGTAAACATTTCATAGCTTGTATATGGAATATGAGAGCTAATGACCCAAAAGTTCCTAGACCAGAGTTGTGGGTAAACCAAGTTCATCACAGAAAAAGATGGTTTGACACTTACCAACATGCTATTATTCCATTGAATGGAAGGGATATGTGGCCAAAGTCAAATGTGACAATACCAATCCTCCCACCTAAAAAGATTGCTACTGCAGGTAGGCCAAAGAAGAGTAGAAGAAAGGGATTGCTTGAGAATGATAATATTGTTGAAGGTGGTAAGTTGTCAAAGAAGGGTCAGGTTATCAAATGTGGAATATGTAAGGGTGCAGGCCATAACAGGAGGGGTTGCCCAACACGGGGTGGTGCAGAAGCTGGTCAAAGTAGTGGTACCAAGAGGAAATCCATGGAAATTTGA
- the LOC139855220 gene encoding uncharacterized protein gives MDLLAPVVTPVVESIMIVIKRHVGYLVSSRNIVNEMVTKMVELNAMASDLKRKKEMNVAKDLLIPHYVPVWLEEFVRVSKEVRNISTVRIGCFNMKARYKAGKRASDILMDIDILKKRKSEIEWSDEPRLLSRVHSTRPSTS, from the coding sequence ATGGATCTTTTAGCCCCAGTTGTCACACCTGTCGTTGAATCTATAATGATAGTCATTAAGCGACACGTGGGTTACCTGGTTTCCTCTAGAAACATTGTTAATGAAATGGTTACAAAAATGGTGGAATTGAATGCGATGGCAAGTGATCTGAAGAGGAAGAAGGAGATGAATGTTGCAAAAGATCTTCTGATACCTCATTATGTACCAGTTTGGTTGGAAGAATTCGTAAGGGTATCCAAAGAAGTAAGAAATATTTCAACCGTTAGAATTGGATGCTTCAACATGAAGGCGAGGTACAAAGCAGGTAAACGAGCATCTGATATCCTCATGGATATCGACATTCTCAAGAAAAGAAAATCTGAAATCGAATGGAGTGATGAACCAAGGCTTCTTAGTAGGGTTCACTCTACAAGGCCTTCCACCTCTTAA